A genome region from Pseudomonas pergaminensis includes the following:
- the kdpF gene encoding K(+)-transporting ATPase subunit F yields the protein MSVLDGVSLLLAVALFIYLLVALLRADRN from the coding sequence ATGAGCGTTCTGGACGGGGTGTCACTGCTATTGGCCGTGGCGCTGTTCATTTATCTGCTGGTTGCGCTGTTACGCGCGGATCGGAACTAG
- the kdpA gene encoding potassium-transporting ATPase subunit KdpA, whose translation MHSYDYWLIIAFFAVVLVPAPFLGRFYYKVMEGQRTWLTPVLGPVERACYRLSGVDEQQEQSWQKYMLALLAFNLAGFVLLFAILLFQDYLPLNPQKLPGQEWTLAFNTAVSFMTNTNWQSYSGEASLSYLSQMAGLTVQNFVSAATGLAVLVALCRGIGRKSTKTLGNFWVDMTRATLYGLLPLCLVLALFLVWQGVPQTFAHYVDAVTMQGVDQVIPLGPAASQIAIKQLGTNGGGFFGVNSAHPFEDPTAWANLFELAAIILIPVALVFTFGHYVKDLRQSRAILGCMLALFLIGGATSLWAEYQPNPTLNNPAVEQTAPLEGKEARFGTTGTVLWSVTTTAASNGSVNGMQDSLNPLSGMVALVNMMVGEVIFGGVGAGMYGMLLNVLIAVFLAGLMIGRTPEYLGKKLQAKEVQLLVVTLLVMPVGVLVLGAIAASLPGPAGAISNPGPHGFSQLLYAYTSASANNGSAFGGFSANTPFHNLMLGLGMLIGRFGYILPVLALAGSLAMKKTAPIGQNSFPTHGPLFVTLLTVTILLVGGLTFLPTLALGPIAEHLSMGF comes from the coding sequence ATGCACAGTTATGACTATTGGCTGATCATCGCCTTCTTCGCCGTGGTACTGGTGCCGGCACCGTTCCTGGGGCGGTTCTATTACAAGGTGATGGAGGGGCAGCGCACCTGGCTCACGCCGGTATTGGGCCCGGTGGAACGTGCCTGTTATCGCCTGTCGGGCGTGGATGAGCAGCAGGAACAGAGCTGGCAGAAGTACATGCTGGCCTTGCTCGCGTTCAACCTGGCGGGCTTTGTGCTGTTGTTCGCGATCCTGTTGTTCCAGGACTATCTCCCACTGAACCCGCAGAAATTGCCGGGGCAGGAGTGGACCCTGGCCTTCAACACCGCGGTCAGTTTCATGACCAACACCAACTGGCAGTCCTACAGCGGTGAGGCATCCCTGAGTTACCTCAGCCAGATGGCCGGCCTGACGGTGCAGAACTTCGTCAGCGCGGCGACCGGTCTGGCGGTCTTGGTCGCGCTTTGCCGTGGGATCGGTCGCAAATCCACCAAGACGCTGGGCAACTTCTGGGTCGATATGACCCGCGCCACGCTCTACGGCCTGCTGCCGTTGTGCCTGGTGCTGGCGTTGTTCCTAGTGTGGCAGGGCGTGCCGCAGACCTTCGCTCACTACGTTGACGCCGTGACAATGCAAGGCGTGGATCAAGTGATTCCCCTGGGCCCGGCGGCGAGCCAGATTGCGATCAAGCAATTGGGCACCAACGGCGGCGGTTTCTTCGGTGTCAACTCGGCGCACCCGTTTGAAGACCCGACGGCCTGGGCCAACCTGTTTGAGTTGGCGGCCATCATTCTGATCCCGGTGGCGCTGGTGTTCACCTTCGGCCACTACGTCAAAGACCTGCGTCAGAGCCGCGCGATCCTCGGCTGCATGCTGGCGCTGTTCCTGATCGGCGGCGCGACCTCGTTGTGGGCCGAATACCAGCCCAATCCGACCCTGAATAATCCGGCCGTGGAGCAAACCGCGCCGCTGGAAGGCAAGGAAGCCCGCTTCGGCACCACCGGTACGGTGCTGTGGTCGGTGACGACGACGGCGGCGTCCAACGGTTCGGTCAACGGCATGCAGGACAGCCTCAACCCCCTCAGCGGCATGGTTGCACTGGTCAACATGATGGTCGGCGAAGTGATCTTCGGCGGCGTCGGCGCCGGCATGTACGGCATGTTGCTCAACGTGTTGATCGCGGTGTTCCTCGCCGGCCTGATGATCGGCCGCACCCCGGAATACCTGGGCAAAAAGCTGCAGGCCAAGGAAGTGCAATTGCTGGTCGTGACCCTCTTGGTGATGCCGGTTGGCGTGCTGGTGCTCGGCGCCATTGCCGCGAGCCTGCCCGGCCCGGCCGGTGCCATCAGTAACCCTGGCCCCCACGGTTTCAGCCAGTTGCTCTACGCCTACACCTCGGCCAGTGCCAACAACGGCTCGGCATTTGGCGGTTTCAGCGCCAACACGCCGTTCCACAACCTGATGCTGGGCCTGGGCATGTTGATCGGCCGCTTCGGCTACATCCTTCCGGTACTGGCCCTGGCCGGCAGCCTGGCGATGAAGAAGACCGCCCCGATCGGCCAGAACAGCTTCCCGACCCATGGCCCGCTGTTCGTGACCCTGTTGACCGTGACCATTTTGCTGGTGGGCGGCCTGACTTTCCTGCCAACGCTGGCGTTAGGTCCCATTGCTGAACACTTGAGCATGGGCTTCTAG
- the kdpB gene encoding potassium-transporting ATPase subunit KdpB codes for MNMPAKNAAPAHTQEPAKTAISALWRPALVQAFVKLDPRQLQRSPVMLVVELTAILTTVLCFVPDTAVPTFVAVQIAVWLWFTVLFANFAEALAEGRGKARADSLKAGSEGLSARRKEADGSFKVVPATSLRKGDVVRVAAGEMIPGDGEVIEGIAAVNEAAITGESAPVIRESGGDRSAVTGNTRLVSDWLLIRITANPGESTLDRMIALVEGAKRQKTPNEVALDILLIGLTLIFLLVVVTLQPFAHFASGSLPLVFLVALLVTLIPTTIGGLLSAIGIAGMDRLVRLNVIAKSGRAVEAAGDVHVLLLDKTGTITFGNRRCAAVVAAPGVSGREVAEGALFASLADDTAEGKSIVEYLRALHPQAEPTADELTAVPFSAETRLSGVDYQGRVFRKGAVDSLLAFIGLQRRDLQPALSREIDKIAQSGGTPLLVCADGKLLGAIHLKDVVKPGIRERFAELRKLGIRTVMVTGDNPLTAAAIAAEAGVDDVLAEATPEKKLARIRHEQNDGRLVAMCGDGANDAPALAQADVGMAMNDGTQAAREAANMVDLDSDPTKLLDVVQIGKELLVTRGALTTFSIANDVAKYFAILPALFASIYPQLGVLNVMHLQSPQSAILSAIVFNALIIVVLIPLALRGVRVQAASAAALLRRNLLIYGLGGILVPFVGIKAIDMLLTALHLV; via the coding sequence ATGAATATGCCTGCAAAAAACGCGGCTCCGGCGCACACCCAGGAACCCGCCAAAACCGCCATCTCCGCCCTGTGGCGCCCGGCGCTGGTCCAGGCGTTCGTCAAGCTGGACCCGCGTCAACTGCAACGCTCGCCGGTGATGCTGGTGGTCGAGCTGACCGCCATCCTCACCACCGTGCTGTGCTTCGTGCCCGACACCGCCGTGCCGACGTTCGTCGCGGTGCAGATTGCCGTGTGGTTGTGGTTCACCGTGCTCTTCGCCAACTTCGCCGAAGCCTTGGCCGAAGGGCGTGGCAAGGCGCGTGCCGACAGCCTCAAGGCCGGCAGTGAAGGCCTGAGCGCACGTCGCAAGGAGGCGGATGGCAGCTTCAAGGTCGTGCCGGCCACCAGCCTGCGCAAAGGTGATGTGGTGCGCGTTGCCGCCGGGGAAATGATCCCCGGTGACGGCGAAGTCATCGAAGGTATCGCGGCGGTCAACGAAGCCGCGATCACCGGTGAGTCCGCTCCCGTCATCCGTGAATCCGGCGGCGACCGTTCGGCCGTCACCGGCAACACCCGACTGGTATCGGACTGGCTGCTGATCCGCATCACCGCGAACCCGGGCGAGTCGACACTCGACCGCATGATCGCCCTGGTGGAAGGTGCCAAACGCCAGAAAACCCCCAACGAAGTCGCGCTGGATATCCTGCTGATCGGCTTGACCCTGATCTTCCTGTTGGTGGTGGTGACCCTGCAGCCGTTCGCCCACTTCGCCAGTGGCAGCTTGCCCCTGGTGTTCCTGGTCGCACTGCTGGTGACGCTGATTCCTACCACCATTGGCGGTTTGCTCTCGGCCATCGGTATCGCTGGCATGGACCGCCTGGTGCGTCTCAACGTGATCGCCAAGTCCGGCCGTGCCGTGGAAGCGGCGGGGGACGTGCATGTGTTGCTGCTGGACAAGACCGGCACCATCACCTTTGGTAACCGTCGGTGTGCGGCGGTGGTCGCCGCGCCTGGCGTCAGCGGCAGGGAAGTCGCCGAAGGGGCGTTGTTTGCCTCGCTGGCGGATGACACGGCGGAAGGTAAATCCATCGTCGAATACCTGCGCGCCTTGCACCCTCAGGCCGAGCCGACTGCGGACGAGCTGACGGCCGTGCCGTTCAGTGCCGAAACCCGGCTGTCCGGCGTTGATTATCAGGGCCGCGTATTCCGTAAAGGCGCGGTGGATTCGCTGTTGGCGTTCATCGGTCTACAACGTCGCGACCTGCAGCCCGCGCTGTCGCGGGAAATCGACAAGATCGCCCAAAGCGGCGGCACCCCGTTGCTGGTGTGTGCCGATGGCAAGTTGCTCGGCGCGATCCACCTGAAGGACGTGGTCAAGCCCGGCATCCGCGAGCGTTTCGCCGAACTGCGCAAACTGGGCATCCGTACCGTGATGGTCACCGGCGACAACCCACTGACCGCCGCCGCGATTGCTGCCGAAGCGGGCGTGGACGACGTGCTGGCTGAAGCCACGCCAGAGAAAAAACTCGCCCGCATTCGTCATGAGCAGAACGACGGTCGCCTGGTGGCGATGTGCGGCGACGGCGCCAACGACGCCCCGGCGCTGGCCCAGGCTGACGTCGGCATGGCGATGAACGATGGCACCCAGGCTGCTCGCGAAGCCGCCAACATGGTTGACCTCGATAGCGACCCGACCAAGCTGCTGGACGTGGTGCAGATCGGCAAGGAATTGCTGGTGACGCGCGGCGCGCTGACCACCTTTTCCATTGCCAACGACGTGGCCAAGTACTTCGCGATCCTGCCGGCGCTGTTTGCCTCGATCTACCCGCAACTCGGCGTGCTCAACGTGATGCACCTGCAGAGCCCGCAGAGCGCGATCCTCTCGGCCATCGTGTTCAACGCGCTGATCATCGTGGTGCTGATTCCCCTGGCGCTGCGCGGTGTACGTGTGCAGGCGGCGAGTGCGGCGGCGTTGCTGCGGCGCAACCTGTTGATCTACGGGTTGGGCGGGATCCTGGTGCCGTTCGTGGGCATCAAGGCGATCGACATGCTGTTGACTGCGCTGCACCTGGTTTGA
- the kdpC gene encoding potassium-transporting ATPase subunit KdpC: MSNIIRPALSLLVLMTLITGVAYPLVVTGVAQVAFPNQANGSLVRDDSGKVRGSRLIAQDFTGDSWFHPRPSAGAFATVSSSASNLGPSNPALATRVFEDANKQWVPSQGPVPLASLTTSGSGLDPHLPPPAIAYQLARVAAARNVPVSTLQRLLDEHIESPLVGPPVVNVLALNMALEKL, from the coding sequence ATGTCCAACATAATCCGCCCGGCCCTGAGCCTGCTGGTGCTCATGACCCTGATCACCGGCGTCGCTTACCCGTTGGTAGTCACCGGCGTCGCCCAAGTGGCGTTCCCGAACCAGGCCAATGGCAGCCTGGTGCGCGACGATAGCGGAAAAGTGCGCGGCTCCCGCCTGATTGCCCAGGATTTTACCGGTGACAGCTGGTTCCACCCGCGCCCATCAGCCGGCGCGTTTGCCACGGTTTCCAGCAGCGCCAGTAACCTGGGCCCAAGCAACCCGGCGCTGGCCACGCGCGTCTTCGAGGATGCGAACAAACAGTGGGTGCCCAGCCAGGGGCCTGTGCCTTTGGCGTCGCTGACTACCTCTGGCAGCGGTCTTGATCCACACTTGCCACCACCGGCGATTGCCTATCAACTGGCGCGAGTGGCGGCGGCGCGGAATGTGCCGGTGTCGACCTTGCAGCGGTTGCTGGATGAGCACATCGAAAGCCCGTTGGTGGGCCCGCCGGTGGTGAATGTGCTGGCGCTGAATATGGCCTTGGAAAAATTGTAA
- a CDS encoding sensor histidine kinase produces the protein MSDSGRADALLADLPRDGRGRLKVFLGAAPGVGKTYAMLQAAHTQLRQGVRLIAGVVETHGRAETEALLSGLPQQPLLRSEYRGVMLEEMDLDGLLAAKPKLVLVDELAHSNAPGSRHEKRWQDIQELLAAGINVFTTVNVQHLESLNDQVRGITGVQVRETLPDWVLQEADELLLIDLPSRELLERLRDGKVYVPEQARAAIDAFFTQTNLMALRELAMQTAAAHVDDDLAQGYRQLGQAAPAVRGRLLVGVDGDAQAERLVRHASRVAQRRHLPWSLVHIDNGRARDEQSRLRLQNAQQLAERLGGEVVLLRAGEVAKTLIQHAAERRASLLLVGQSRMRWRRRLFGGGLAARLLRNARGLEINVLDSDDIPAPPRLPDVRGLVWFDYALAVVATVAAAAVAWAVSSVLPLPNISLVFLAAVLLVAVRSSLGPSLVCAALSFMTYDFLFIPPNFSFAIQREEDVLTLLFFLLMAALTGNLAARQRRQLQALRDTQEETSELLDLSRKLTAATDRQAVISAAAHHLQGWSDLDLCLVNRDGQGGWTIETGGPLTLTEAERAAADWAWQHDQPAGMGTGTLPFGRWWWWPLSGEEGPLGLLGVSPKPGLELSGQRRRLLTALSQPLAQALARAQLAQELESARLHGETEQLRSALLASVSHDLRTPLTSMRGSIDSLLALGEAIPLEDRRELLEGTRDEAERLDRYIQNLLDMTRLGHGALKLARDWVSPGDIVGSALGRLRAVLAPLQVSTDVPPELPLLYVHAALIEQALVNVLENAARFSPAQGRLQLSAGVLDNQLFFAVADEGPGIPEDERAKIFDMFYTAARGDRGGQGTGLGLAICQGMVGAHGGHISVADGIEGRGTCITLFLPLPTQPGLEREA, from the coding sequence ATGAGCGACTCCGGCCGCGCCGACGCCCTCTTAGCCGATCTGCCCCGGGACGGCCGTGGCCGGCTCAAAGTTTTTCTCGGCGCCGCGCCAGGGGTGGGCAAGACCTACGCCATGCTCCAGGCCGCTCACACGCAGTTGCGCCAAGGCGTGCGCCTGATTGCCGGCGTAGTCGAGACCCACGGCCGAGCCGAGACCGAAGCCTTGCTCAGCGGCCTGCCGCAACAGCCTCTGCTGCGCAGCGAATACCGCGGCGTGATGCTCGAAGAAATGGACCTCGACGGCCTGCTCGCCGCCAAGCCCAAGCTGGTGCTGGTGGACGAACTGGCCCACAGCAACGCTCCCGGCAGCCGCCACGAAAAGCGCTGGCAAGACATTCAGGAATTGCTCGCCGCGGGCATCAACGTGTTTACCACGGTCAACGTCCAGCACCTGGAAAGCCTCAACGACCAGGTGCGCGGCATCACCGGTGTGCAAGTGCGTGAAACCCTGCCGGACTGGGTGCTGCAGGAGGCTGACGAACTGCTATTGATCGACCTGCCCTCCCGCGAGTTGTTGGAGCGCCTGCGCGACGGCAAGGTCTATGTGCCGGAGCAGGCCCGCGCAGCCATCGATGCGTTTTTCACCCAGACCAACCTCATGGCCCTGCGCGAGTTGGCGATGCAAACCGCCGCCGCCCACGTCGATGATGATTTGGCCCAAGGCTATCGCCAACTCGGCCAGGCTGCGCCAGCGGTGCGCGGTCGCTTGTTGGTGGGTGTGGATGGCGACGCGCAAGCCGAGCGCCTGGTGCGTCATGCCAGTCGCGTTGCCCAGCGCCGGCATCTGCCGTGGAGCCTGGTGCATATCGATAACGGTCGAGCGCGGGATGAGCAGTCGCGGCTACGCCTGCAGAATGCCCAGCAACTGGCCGAGCGCCTGGGCGGTGAGGTGGTGCTGTTGCGGGCGGGGGAGGTGGCGAAGACGCTGATCCAGCACGCCGCCGAACGCCGTGCCAGCCTGCTGCTGGTGGGGCAGTCACGGATGCGTTGGCGGCGTCGCTTGTTCGGCGGTGGCCTGGCCGCGCGTTTGCTGCGCAATGCGCGCGGTCTGGAAATCAACGTGCTCGACAGCGATGACATCCCCGCACCGCCACGCTTGCCGGATGTGCGCGGGCTGGTGTGGTTCGACTACGCACTGGCGGTCGTGGCGACGGTGGCGGCGGCGGCAGTGGCCTGGGCGGTGTCCAGCGTCTTGCCGCTGCCGAACATCTCGCTGGTGTTCCTGGCCGCCGTGTTGCTGGTGGCGGTGCGCAGCAGCCTGGGGCCGTCGCTGGTGTGTGCAGCCTTGTCGTTCATGACCTACGACTTCCTGTTTATCCCGCCGAATTTTTCCTTTGCCATCCAGCGCGAGGAAGACGTGCTGACCCTGTTGTTCTTCCTGTTGATGGCAGCGCTGACCGGCAACCTGGCCGCACGTCAGCGCCGGCAGTTGCAGGCATTGCGCGACACGCAGGAAGAAACCAGCGAGCTGCTTGACCTGTCACGCAAACTCACCGCCGCTACCGATCGCCAGGCCGTGATCAGTGCCGCAGCGCATCATTTGCAAGGCTGGAGCGACCTCGATCTGTGCCTGGTCAATCGCGATGGCCAGGGCGGTTGGACGATCGAGACCGGTGGCCCGCTGACCCTCACCGAAGCCGAGCGCGCCGCTGCTGACTGGGCCTGGCAGCATGATCAGCCAGCGGGCATGGGCACCGGCACCTTGCCGTTCGGGCGTTGGTGGTGGTGGCCGTTGTCGGGCGAAGAAGGCCCCTTGGGTTTGCTGGGTGTCAGCCCCAAACCCGGCCTGGAATTGAGCGGCCAACGCCGGCGCTTGCTCACTGCCTTGAGCCAACCACTGGCCCAGGCGCTGGCGCGGGCGCAATTGGCCCAGGAACTGGAGTCCGCGCGGCTGCACGGCGAAACCGAGCAACTGCGCAGTGCCTTGCTGGCTTCGGTGTCCCACGATTTGCGCACACCGCTGACCTCCATGCGCGGCAGCATCGACAGCCTGCTGGCACTCGGTGAGGCCATCCCCCTGGAGGATCGCCGCGAGCTGCTGGAAGGCACCCGCGATGAGGCCGAGCGCCTCGACCGCTATATCCAGAACTTGCTGGACATGACGCGTCTCGGCCACGGCGCGTTGAAACTGGCGCGGGATTGGGTGTCGCCAGGCGACATCGTCGGCAGCGCCCTCGGCCGTCTGCGTGCGGTGCTGGCACCGTTGCAGGTGAGTACCGATGTGCCGCCCGAGTTGCCCTTGTTGTATGTGCATGCCGCGTTGATCGAGCAGGCACTGGTCAATGTGCTGGAGAACGCTGCACGATTCTCGCCCGCTCAAGGTCGCTTGCAACTGAGCGCCGGCGTGTTGGACAACCAGCTGTTTTTTGCCGTGGCCGATGAGGGGCCGGGAATTCCCGAGGACGAGCGCGCGAAAATTTTCGACATGTTCTACACCGCTGCACGCGGTGACCGAGGCGGGCAGGGCACGGGCCTGGGCCTGGCGATCTGCCAGGGCATGGTCGGAGCCCACGGTGGGCATATCAGCGTGGCCGACGGTATTGAAGGGCGTGGCACCTGTATCACCTTGTTCCTGCCCTTGCCGACACAGCCTGGCCTGGAGCGCGAGGCATGA
- a CDS encoding response regulator, with the protein MSQTSTILVIDDEPQIRKFLRISLASQGYKVIEAGTGNEGLAQAALSKPDLLVLDLGLPDMDGQQVLREFREWSTVPVLVLSVRASEVQKVEALDGGANDYVTKPFGIQEFLARVRALLRQAPAGEAQEAALRFGPLTVDLAYRRVLLDGAEVALTRKEYAVLAQLARHPGRVITQQQLLKDIWGPTHTEDSHYLRIVVGHLRQKLADDPTQPRFIVTEAGVGYRLLGG; encoded by the coding sequence ATGAGCCAGACCTCGACGATTTTGGTCATTGACGACGAACCCCAGATCCGCAAATTCCTGCGCATCAGCCTGGCCTCCCAAGGTTACAAAGTGATTGAGGCCGGCACCGGCAACGAAGGCCTGGCCCAGGCCGCCCTGAGCAAGCCGGATTTGCTGGTGCTCGACCTTGGCTTGCCGGACATGGACGGCCAGCAAGTACTGCGTGAGTTCCGCGAATGGTCGACGGTGCCGGTGCTGGTGCTGTCGGTACGGGCCAGCGAAGTGCAGAAAGTTGAAGCCCTTGATGGCGGCGCCAATGACTATGTGACCAAACCCTTCGGCATCCAGGAATTTCTCGCCCGGGTACGCGCGTTGTTGCGCCAGGCGCCGGCGGGCGAAGCCCAGGAAGCCGCCCTGCGGTTTGGCCCGCTGACGGTGGACCTGGCCTATCGCCGGGTGCTGCTCGACGGTGCTGAAGTGGCGCTGACCCGCAAGGAGTACGCGGTGCTGGCGCAACTGGCACGGCATCCGGGGCGGGTGATTACCCAGCAGCAACTGCTCAAGGACATCTGGGGCCCAACCCATACCGAAGACAGCCACTACCTGCGCATCGTGGTGGGGCACCTGCGCCAGAAACTGGCGGATGACCCGACCCAACCGCGGTTTATCGTGACCGAGGCGGGGGTGGGTTATCGGTTGTTGGGCGGATAA
- a CDS encoding patatin-like phospholipase family protein, translating into MKKRVALVLGSGGARGYAHIGVIEEIERRGYDIACIAGCSMGAVVGGIYAAGKLDEYRNWIESLDYLDVLRLVDVSFRLGAIRGEKVFGQIRKIVGEINIEELRIPYTAVATDLTNQQEIWFQEGCLHQAMRASAAIPSLFTPVMQGNRMLVDGGLLNPLPIVPVVSSHCDLIIAVNLNATNQKHYQLPVIQRPPAFKSRFNNLAKSLGSHLPFRRKQAEQLMKLEQEALEAQAAEINPWLESAEPESQQPAAAPEKPGAPKSATGSFIIDNVGPASLLDLINQSFEVMQTSLAQYKIAGYPPDVLINVPKRVCRFFEFYKAPELIALGREIASDTLNRYESEQR; encoded by the coding sequence ATGAAAAAACGTGTTGCCTTGGTGCTGGGCTCCGGCGGGGCCCGGGGCTACGCCCATATCGGGGTGATTGAGGAAATCGAACGGCGTGGCTACGACATCGCCTGTATCGCGGGTTGTTCCATGGGCGCCGTGGTCGGTGGGATCTACGCCGCCGGCAAGCTGGATGAATACCGGAACTGGATTGAGAGCCTCGACTACCTCGACGTGCTGCGCCTGGTCGACGTCAGTTTTCGCTTGGGTGCGATTCGCGGTGAGAAGGTCTTCGGCCAGATCCGCAAGATCGTCGGCGAGATCAATATCGAAGAACTGCGCATTCCCTACACCGCCGTCGCCACCGACCTCACTAACCAGCAGGAAATCTGGTTCCAGGAAGGCTGCCTGCACCAGGCCATGCGCGCCTCGGCGGCGATTCCCAGCCTCTTCACCCCGGTGATGCAAGGCAATCGCATGCTGGTGGACGGCGGCCTGCTCAACCCGCTGCCCATCGTGCCGGTGGTGTCGAGCCATTGCGACCTGATCATCGCGGTCAACCTCAACGCCACCAACCAGAAGCACTACCAGTTGCCCGTGATCCAACGCCCGCCCGCCTTCAAGAGTCGCTTCAACAACCTGGCGAAATCTCTCGGTTCGCACCTGCCATTTCGCCGTAAGCAGGCCGAACAGTTGATGAAGCTGGAGCAGGAGGCTTTGGAGGCGCAGGCCGCTGAGATAAACCCGTGGCTGGAGTCCGCCGAGCCGGAATCCCAACAACCTGCCGCCGCACCGGAAAAGCCCGGAGCACCGAAGTCGGCGACCGGGTCGTTCATCATCGATAACGTCGGCCCGGCGTCGCTGCTGGACCTTATCAACCAGAGCTTCGAGGTGATGCAGACGTCGCTGGCGCAGTACAAGATTGCCGGGTATCCGCCGGATGTGCTGATCAACGTGCCGAAGCGGGTGTGCCGTTTTTTCGAATTCTACAAAGCGCCGGAATTGATCGCCCTGGGGCGGGAGATTGCCAGTGATACGTTGAATCGGTATGAGAGTGAGCAGCGCTGA
- a CDS encoding CHAD domain-containing protein gives MSALVDQLVAQVIGLEVGLLSCQARLAAVTDDEALHDLRTTVRRLRSLLRPLRGLPGVEQLELAASTTGQLTTPLRDREVLAAYLHQHGHHEAADRRLRLQPNAYRHVAQSPELAHLLLILDAFPRFIRASEHQKLLKGLRPRIEKRLAKQWQKLDEALKDPDHDRHRLRLLIKRVRYAAEAYPELDKLPSNAMSRLKKAQGALGDWHDCWQWLIQAEHQPDLQPCVATWHRTMAKAEGQADRVLDKLSADCF, from the coding sequence ATGTCAGCTTTGGTCGATCAGTTAGTCGCTCAGGTCATTGGCCTGGAAGTAGGGTTACTGAGCTGCCAGGCTCGCCTCGCCGCCGTCACCGACGATGAAGCCCTGCATGACCTGCGCACCACTGTGCGCCGCTTGCGCAGCCTGTTGCGCCCTTTGCGCGGGCTGCCTGGGGTTGAACAGCTTGAGTTGGCTGCCAGCACCACCGGCCAACTGACGACGCCGCTACGCGACCGCGAGGTGCTGGCGGCGTATTTGCACCAGCATGGCCATCACGAAGCCGCCGACCGGCGCCTGCGCCTGCAACCCAATGCCTATCGCCACGTGGCGCAAAGCCCGGAACTCGCGCATCTGCTGTTAATCCTCGATGCCTTTCCGCGTTTCATCCGTGCTTCCGAACACCAGAAACTGCTCAAAGGCCTGCGCCCGCGCATTGAAAAACGCCTGGCCAAACAGTGGCAGAAACTCGATGAGGCCCTGAAGGATCCGGACCACGATCGCCATCGCCTGCGGTTGCTGATCAAGCGCGTACGCTACGCCGCCGAGGCCTACCCCGAATTGGATAAGTTGCCCAGCAACGCCATGTCGCGCCTGAAAAAGGCCCAGGGCGCCCTGGGGGATTGGCACGACTGCTGGCAGTGGCTGATCCAGGCTGAGCACCAGCCGGATTTGCAGCCGTGTGTCGCGACCTGGCATCGAACCATGGCCAAGGCTGAAGGCCAGGCGGATCGGGTGCTGGACAAACTCAGCGCCGATTGTTTCTGA
- a CDS encoding acyl-CoA thioesterase: MRFSDLLDAARSNPLDVTIPAEWAQGRATFGGLVAALQYEALRAQVPADRPLRSLAITFVGPVAPDVPASYQVEVLREGKAVSQLLGRVIQNGEVATLVQASFGASRESEIAVESEAPPGFKHWDECQELPYIKGVTPEFMRHLAMRWSVGGLPFTGNKSRDMGGWVRLRGDVKEEPLTEAHILALVDAWPPALLPHLKKPAPGSTLTWTIEFIQPLQDLTTLDWCQYYVNIEHARDGYGHAAAALWSPTGELIAISRQTVVVFA; encoded by the coding sequence ATGCGCTTTAGTGATTTGCTCGACGCCGCCCGCAGCAACCCGCTGGATGTCACCATCCCTGCCGAATGGGCTCAGGGCCGCGCGACCTTTGGTGGTCTTGTGGCTGCTTTGCAATACGAAGCCCTGCGCGCCCAGGTACCAGCCGATCGTCCGCTACGGTCGCTGGCCATCACCTTCGTCGGCCCTGTAGCGCCAGACGTTCCTGCCAGTTATCAAGTCGAAGTGTTGCGCGAAGGCAAAGCCGTCAGCCAACTGCTGGGCCGTGTGATACAGAACGGTGAAGTGGCGACACTGGTGCAGGCCAGTTTCGGCGCGTCCCGTGAGTCAGAGATCGCTGTCGAGAGCGAAGCGCCCCCGGGGTTCAAACATTGGGATGAGTGCCAGGAACTGCCCTATATCAAGGGCGTTACCCCCGAGTTCATGCGTCATTTGGCGATGCGCTGGAGTGTCGGTGGCTTACCCTTTACTGGCAATAAATCCCGGGACATGGGCGGTTGGGTTCGTTTACGCGGCGATGTCAAAGAAGAACCCCTGACTGAGGCGCATATTCTCGCCCTGGTTGACGCCTGGCCCCCAGCCTTGCTGCCGCACCTGAAAAAGCCGGCTCCCGGCAGTACCCTGACCTGGACCATTGAATTCATCCAGCCCTTGCAGGATCTGACGACCCTCGACTGGTGCCAGTATTACGTCAACATCGAACACGCCCGCGATGGCTACGGCCATGCCGCTGCCGCCCTCTGGAGCCCGACCGGCGAGTTGATCGCCATCAGCCGCCAGACCGTAGTGGTGTTCGCCTGA
- a CDS encoding Mpo1-like protein, which produces MGKRHPNLPAWQWRNYPQNHQHPTNLALHLIAVPLFIIGFLLIVSGVFSLNLASFAVGVVGILAGLALQRHGHSLEAEASEPFSDRKDAVQRLVVEQFVTFPRFVLSGGWWRAWRQRHRH; this is translated from the coding sequence ATGGGCAAACGTCACCCCAATCTCCCCGCCTGGCAATGGCGCAACTACCCGCAGAACCATCAGCACCCGACCAACCTGGCGTTGCACCTGATTGCCGTGCCGCTGTTTATCATCGGGTTTCTGTTGATCGTGTCCGGGGTGTTCAGCCTGAACCTGGCCAGTTTTGCCGTGGGGGTGGTCGGTATATTGGCCGGCCTGGCGTTGCAGCGTCATGGCCATAGCCTGGAAGCCGAGGCCAGTGAGCCGTTCAGTGACCGTAAAGATGCGGTGCAGCGTCTGGTGGTCGAGCAGTTCGTGACTTTTCCGCGCTTTGTACTAAGCGGCGGCTGGTGGCGCGCCTGGCGGCAGCGCCACCGACATTGA